In Methanoculleus sp. SDB, a single genomic region encodes these proteins:
- a CDS encoding cytidylyltransferase, producing the protein MIAALMLGREGSQGFPGKNTKPVLGRPLMEYPLLAAKKSREVDDVYISTDSEAIKAIGRKSGAIIIDRPPELCTPEALGEDAFVHGYRLIRDEQEKAGKTLEFIVLLLCNAATILPETIDEGIRVLRENPDIDSAVTVSRYNMWSPLRARRIGNDGLLHPFIPFEHFGDPKTLNCDRDSQGDVWFADMGVSIVRPHCLENLESGLLPQKWMGQHIYPLRQWGGCDVDYEWQVPGVEYWLKNHGYDHV; encoded by the coding sequence ATGATTGCTGCATTAATGCTAGGGAGAGAGGGCAGCCAGGGATTTCCCGGTAAAAATACAAAACCTGTCCTCGGCAGACCGCTTATGGAATATCCCCTCCTTGCCGCAAAGAAATCGCGGGAAGTTGATGATGTTTATATCTCAACCGACTCGGAAGCGATAAAGGCAATCGGAAGGAAATCCGGGGCGATAATTATTGACAGGCCACCGGAGCTATGCACGCCCGAGGCGCTTGGCGAGGACGCCTTTGTCCACGGCTACCGGCTGATCCGGGATGAACAGGAGAAGGCAGGTAAAACCCTTGAATTCATCGTCCTTTTGCTCTGCAATGCTGCAACAATCCTTCCTGAAACCATTGATGAGGGGATCCGGGTGTTGCGCGAAAATCCCGACATCGACTCCGCCGTGACGGTATCCCGATATAACATGTGGAGTCCGCTGAGAGCACGGAGGATAGGAAATGACGGTCTGCTGCACCCCTTTATTCCGTTCGAGCACTTCGGTGACCCGAAAACACTCAACTGCGACCGTGATTCACAGGGTGATGTCTGGTTTGCCGATATGGGAGTGTCGATAGTAAGACCACACTGTCTTGAAAATCTTGAATCCGGTCTCCTGCCGCAAAAATGGATGGGACAGCATATCTATCCGCTCAGGCAGTGGGGCGGTTGCGATGTGGATTATGAATGGCAGGTGCCGGGTGTCGAATACTGGCTGAAAAACCATGGGTATGACCATGTTTGA